Proteins co-encoded in one Flavivirga eckloniae genomic window:
- a CDS encoding RagB/SusD family nutrient uptake outer membrane protein: MKNYKYIFIFISVFLLAGCEDYLDRTGTSELTPEEEAWSNRVIITSFAYRMYDTMGWMYEIRQDGFNRRESGPGKNYGSCVVFSGEVIDMRSHFVHNDVFKGDYVDALKLSFANPEFWDAWYDNWELVFVSNNILDKIDEVTTDIMPQNEIDQIKGEAYLFRAFAYHELSKRWGALPYIKTRIFPDSDLNLPRPTYREQITDIIADCDMAIATLPEDSYLNDPVNMGRMGRAAAMALKSKALTTAASPNYTANNQKDTELWEMAASAAWDLIKLGQTSDKVGLYQGDYGEIFHTSRGTIEGVWPRYFGESDAGAYNLSWLWVRTGGKTGYSPTQELVDRFETADGYPISHANSNYNEQNPYVNRDPRFYKDILYHGAAFPVISDSDLLDMRTSPVIGDDRSKPFSTDYGSSTTGYLARKFLPEKFNLTGYRRNTFVNPPYIRMAEIYLNYAEAVNEAYGNPNATAPGASLTAVEAVNAVRNRVGHVDVRPEFTTDEGVFRELVRNEFRVELCFEYHTWYDILRWRIGQEEFDGKRMHGVLITEDATQPTGVRYERFPIEQGPPRIFVDRMYRYPLKESDLQIFEIPLLTQNPGW; encoded by the coding sequence ATGAAAAATTATAAATATATATTCATTTTTATCTCTGTCTTTTTATTGGCAGGATGTGAAGATTATCTAGATAGAACAGGTACAAGTGAACTTACTCCAGAAGAAGAAGCTTGGAGCAATAGAGTTATAATCACCAGTTTTGCTTATAGAATGTATGATACTATGGGATGGATGTACGAGATTCGCCAAGACGGATTTAATAGGCGCGAATCTGGACCAGGAAAAAACTATGGTAGTTGTGTTGTGTTTTCTGGAGAAGTTATTGATATGCGATCTCATTTTGTACATAACGATGTGTTTAAAGGCGATTATGTTGATGCCCTAAAGCTTTCTTTTGCTAATCCAGAGTTTTGGGATGCCTGGTATGATAACTGGGAACTCGTATTTGTATCTAATAATATTCTTGATAAGATTGATGAGGTTACTACAGATATTATGCCTCAAAATGAAATAGATCAAATAAAGGGCGAAGCTTATTTGTTTAGAGCGTTTGCATACCATGAGCTTTCTAAACGTTGGGGAGCATTACCATATATTAAGACTAGAATTTTTCCAGATTCAGACCTTAACCTTCCCAGACCAACTTATCGTGAGCAAATTACAGATATTATTGCAGATTGTGATATGGCTATAGCGACGTTGCCAGAAGATAGTTACCTAAACGATCCAGTCAATATGGGACGTATGGGTAGAGCGGCAGCTATGGCATTAAAATCCAAAGCGTTAACAACAGCTGCTAGCCCTAACTATACAGCAAACAATCAAAAAGATACCGAGTTATGGGAAATGGCTGCTAGTGCTGCCTGGGATTTAATTAAGCTTGGTCAAACATCCGATAAGGTTGGATTGTACCAAGGGGATTACGGTGAAATATTTCATACAAGTAGAGGAACTATTGAAGGTGTTTGGCCTAGATACTTTGGTGAAAGTGATGCAGGAGCATATAACCTGTCATGGTTATGGGTTCGTACAGGAGGTAAGACAGGATATTCGCCAACACAAGAGCTGGTTGATAGATTTGAGACCGCCGATGGTTATCCAATTTCGCACGCTAACTCTAATTACAATGAACAAAACCCTTATGTAAACAGGGATCCCCGATTTTATAAAGATATTTTGTATCATGGTGCCGCTTTTCCTGTTATTTCAGATAGTGACTTATTAGATATGAGAACATCACCGGTGATAGGAGATGACCGTTCAAAACCATTTTCTACTGATTACGGTAGTTCTACTACAGGCTATTTAGCAAGAAAGTTTCTTCCGGAAAAGTTCAATCTTACAGGATATAGAAGAAATACATTTGTAAATCCGCCATATATAAGAATGGCCGAAATATACCTGAATTACGCAGAAGCTGTTAACGAAGCTTATGGAAACCCTAATGCTACAGCCCCTGGCGCATCATTAACTGCCGTAGAAGCTGTAAATGCGGTTCGTAATAGAGTTGGGCATGTAGATGTAAGACCAGAATTTACAACCGATGAAGGGGTTTTTCGGGAACTTGTTAGAAATGAGTTTAGAGTAGAGCTGTGTTTTGAGTACCATACTTGGTACGATATATTACGTTGGAGAATTGGTCAAGAAGAATTTGACGGAAAACGTATGCATGGTGTATTAATAACAGAAGATGCTACACAACCAACGGGTGTTAGATATGAAAGATTTCCAATAGAACAAGGACCACCTAGAATTTTTGTGGACAGAATGTATAGATATCCCTTAAAAGAATCTGATTTACAGATTTTCGAAATTCCGTTATTAACCCAAAATCCAGGATGGTAA
- a CDS encoding SusC/RagA family TonB-linked outer membrane protein, protein MIKTKILYLILAGLFFVLPFQVNAQEESDLSMVSATISNRTGYVLKEVHIQAFNSKNRAVTNEDGSFSIRVENEDILIISHLGYEKAVVYVKEGNLESDTIVLKQWGTIEPQEDTNIALGSLPFERITGSVERITGEELNDFPTPFVREALAGRLSGLTTSYGDASTVTESFGNGIRGQEVGQLYVDGVPAVDIVLTPAEVDDVIVAKDYGSTFMFGTLGAPGALIVNTKRGLPGERLFRITSNTGVRTPAFLPSTMNAQDYARNYNIALSNDGFSPIYTQNDINDYATGNNPVRNPNNNYYEDFVNGISTYSHVTGDFSGGNEKVQYFSHLGYYTTNGIETVGEGRKSSRIRLNNNVQIQFGDAGVVNLGVGGSFNKRNEPKLSANDAFNTMYNYPANALPYKVNDTIFTSSREFSRNLLVDLAHSSIIEDIRRDAFARVGLDLNLDKVTKGLTLKTLVGMYVLNVLTDVIEPTPHTAEPIFTLENDGTYRVSGLRNFINGEDRFQFKKLADRVDRTQFINANLSYVRNFNDNHKVIADLFFNNQKLTGSTLAQNVIFRNIGARVNYMFNQKYVLEGKLLNAPIRQLSKDEKKKVNYDAGLAWLLHKESFLKNASWLNFLKLRGNFGVQSRPVSQFFISENLYKRTNAGGNFGVDGGQTGSTGTNRIFTASNLITPKQEYLSIGLDFQMFKSKINGQLNYFNIRNYDQIISPGNLFAFLPTAYLPLINYEDSRFRGIDGNISYSNKIGNLSYKIGVNATYGVNYTTLSNDTTYPIGEEQRNVIGNNEVIRGLKAIGIFQNEAEIASAPTQLFGDVKPGDIRYLDFNNDGLIDEKDYHEIGTPSRVDFGLNYMMQYKNWSMGIHADGKVGGSYIEQLNWNRKANDYTNELANSWPVSNSLPRLTTLTNTNNYRNSSFWLKKAGYLNLRSIMVAYSLPQALLKDLGVKEFSLSASTKNPFVISYSDQRFMPSRNKGYSQHPVLRTFELGVQVSF, encoded by the coding sequence ATGATAAAAACAAAAATACTATATCTAATACTGGCAGGCCTTTTCTTTGTATTGCCTTTTCAGGTAAACGCTCAGGAAGAAAGCGATTTAAGTATGGTTTCTGCCACAATATCTAATAGAACAGGATATGTATTAAAAGAAGTACATATACAAGCTTTTAATTCTAAAAATAGAGCAGTTACTAACGAAGATGGAAGCTTCAGTATAAGAGTTGAAAATGAGGATATTCTTATTATATCCCATTTGGGTTACGAAAAAGCTGTAGTTTATGTGAAAGAAGGGAACTTGGAAAGCGATACTATTGTATTAAAACAATGGGGAACTATAGAACCTCAAGAGGATACCAACATCGCTTTGGGAAGTTTACCATTTGAACGTATTACAGGATCTGTTGAGCGTATTACAGGCGAAGAGTTAAACGATTTTCCAACACCTTTTGTACGTGAAGCTTTAGCTGGTAGATTATCTGGTTTAACGACGTCGTATGGTGATGCATCTACGGTTACCGAGAGTTTTGGTAATGGGATTCGAGGGCAAGAAGTAGGGCAACTTTATGTAGATGGTGTGCCCGCTGTAGACATTGTTCTTACGCCTGCAGAGGTAGATGATGTTATAGTAGCAAAAGATTACGGTTCTACTTTTATGTTCGGTACTTTAGGAGCTCCTGGAGCTCTTATTGTAAATACTAAGCGTGGATTACCAGGCGAGCGTCTATTTAGAATAACATCCAATACAGGAGTTAGAACACCTGCTTTTTTACCTAGTACGATGAATGCTCAAGATTATGCCAGAAACTATAATATTGCACTTAGTAATGATGGTTTTAGCCCTATTTATACCCAGAACGATATTAATGATTATGCTACAGGTAATAACCCAGTTAGAAACCCTAATAATAATTATTACGAAGACTTTGTTAATGGCATTTCTACTTATTCGCATGTAACGGGTGACTTTTCTGGTGGAAATGAGAAAGTTCAATATTTTTCCCATTTAGGTTATTACACCACTAACGGTATAGAAACCGTTGGAGAAGGTAGGAAGTCTTCAAGGATTAGATTGAATAATAACGTGCAAATTCAGTTTGGAGATGCTGGTGTGGTTAATTTAGGAGTTGGTGGTAGTTTTAATAAAAGAAATGAGCCAAAGCTAAGTGCCAACGATGCTTTTAATACGATGTATAATTATCCGGCAAATGCTTTACCTTATAAAGTAAATGATACTATTTTTACTAGCAGTAGAGAATTTAGTAGAAATTTACTTGTAGACTTGGCTCACAGCTCAATTATTGAGGATATTAGAAGGGATGCTTTTGCGAGAGTGGGGTTAGACCTTAATCTAGATAAAGTAACAAAAGGTTTAACGTTAAAAACTTTGGTTGGGATGTATGTCTTAAATGTTTTAACAGATGTTATTGAGCCAACGCCACATACAGCAGAACCAATTTTTACTTTAGAAAATGATGGAACATACAGGGTTTCAGGACTAAGAAATTTTATTAATGGAGAAGATCGTTTTCAATTCAAAAAGTTAGCAGATCGCGTAGACAGAACACAATTCATTAATGCTAATCTAAGTTATGTAAGAAACTTTAATGACAATCATAAGGTTATTGCAGATCTGTTTTTTAATAATCAAAAACTAACAGGTAGTACTTTAGCTCAAAATGTCATTTTTAGAAATATTGGGGCTAGAGTAAATTATATGTTTAACCAAAAATATGTACTAGAAGGAAAACTACTAAATGCACCTATACGTCAGTTATCAAAAGATGAGAAAAAGAAAGTAAACTATGATGCAGGATTAGCCTGGCTATTGCACAAAGAATCTTTTCTGAAAAATGCATCCTGGTTAAATTTTTTAAAGCTTAGAGGTAATTTTGGAGTACAATCAAGACCAGTTAGCCAATTCTTTATTTCCGAAAATTTATATAAACGTACTAATGCTGGTGGTAATTTTGGAGTTGATGGCGGACAGACGGGGTCTACTGGTACTAATAGAATTTTTACGGCTTCTAATCTTATAACCCCTAAACAGGAATATTTAAGTATTGGTTTGGATTTTCAAATGTTTAAATCGAAAATTAACGGACAGCTAAACTATTTTAATATTCGTAATTATGATCAAATAATATCGCCAGGTAATTTATTTGCCTTTTTACCAACGGCATATTTACCTTTAATTAATTATGAAGATAGTAGGTTTAGAGGAATTGATGGTAACATATCTTATAGTAACAAAATAGGTAATTTATCATATAAAATTGGAGTAAATGCAACTTATGGAGTTAACTACACAACTTTATCAAACGATACAACTTACCCTATAGGAGAAGAACAGAGAAATGTAATTGGAAATAACGAGGTTATTAGAGGATTAAAAGCCATAGGTATTTTTCAAAATGAAGCCGAGATAGCAAGTGCTCCTACTCAATTATTTGGTGATGTGAAACCTGGAGATATTAGATATTTGGATTTTAATAATGATGGATTAATTGACGAGAAGGATTATCATGAAATTGGTACACCATCAAGAGTTGATTTTGGTCTAAACTATATGATGCAGTATAAAAATTGGAGTATGGGTATTCATGCAGATGGTAAAGTTGGAGGAAGTTATATTGAACAATTAAACTGGAATAGAAAAGCTAATGATTATACTAATGAGCTTGCGAATAGTTGGCCGGTTAGCAATAGTTTACCAAGGTTAACAACACTAACAAATACCAACAACTATAGAAATTCTTCATTTTGGTTAAAAAAAGCAGGGTATTTAAATTTAAGAAGTATTATGGTAGCTTATTCGTTACCACAGGCCTTACTAAAGGATTTGGGTGTTAAGGAGTTTTCGCTTTCGGCATCTACTAAAAACCCTTTTGTAATATCATATAGCGACCAAAGGTTTATGCCAAGTAGAAATAAAGGGTATTCACAACATCCGGTACTAAGAACCTTTGAATTAGGTGTGCAAGTGTCGTTTTAA
- a CDS encoding RagB/SusD family nutrient uptake outer membrane protein gives MKKYIILFLVITSIISYSCSNEFDQIIPAEDRSFEDVFLDIDRTRSFLGPAYRGVRGAPWIGLDYYTTNAVNVDGDQGVPGYTAESSPVGGEWNTALTNIFKINEYFKYGFNIKYDALNEELGEELKGRLKGEAYGLRGYYKWLLLKNFAGPSAADGTMLGIPIIDELLSIEEVNNIPRSTYLESYNSIKKDLDSAYKYVDVLRYQGNGDIDGINLTGRVSREVIWAIRARLDLFAASSAYQQISWEQAAQTAYNAIIQVDGGGLKGNGLEEFGNFNDTKNIDHLWRRTFARNANLEKAHFPPSMFGRGEANPSQNLVNAFPDSNGYPINHPNSIYNGISPYENRDGRLERFIFYNGENDFRDTNIEVFEGGKDANGGFRKRATRTGYYMKKYLSSNIDLTPQSTSGSNVDFKTYAIFDRAGLYLDFAEAAVEAYGVNGSDGSMAFTAKDVIGTIRLRAGITNDLYLDIADDFQNTFRDLIRNERRIEFAFEGEYFYDVRRWKLPLEELNTSTMGVNVIKQENGSFTYEEKEVESKVFLERMYYNPLPRHEVLTSNVLIQNAGWE, from the coding sequence ATGAAAAAATATATAATACTTTTTTTAGTCATAACTTCAATTATAAGTTATTCATGCTCAAATGAGTTTGACCAAATTATACCTGCTGAAGACAGATCATTTGAAGATGTTTTTTTAGACATAGATCGTACCAGAAGTTTTTTAGGACCAGCATATAGAGGTGTTAGAGGTGCGCCTTGGATTGGGTTGGATTATTACACAACCAACGCCGTAAATGTAGATGGAGATCAAGGTGTTCCTGGGTACACAGCAGAATCGTCCCCTGTAGGCGGAGAGTGGAATACTGCGCTTACCAATATATTTAAAATTAATGAATACTTTAAATATGGTTTCAATATAAAATACGATGCCCTTAATGAGGAATTAGGAGAAGAACTAAAGGGGCGATTAAAGGGTGAAGCTTATGGTTTAAGAGGGTATTACAAGTGGTTATTACTTAAAAACTTTGCCGGACCTTCGGCAGCAGATGGTACAATGCTTGGAATTCCTATAATTGATGAATTACTATCCATTGAGGAAGTGAATAATATTCCCAGAAGCACCTATCTTGAAAGTTACAATAGTATAAAGAAAGATTTAGATAGTGCCTATAAGTATGTTGATGTACTACGTTACCAAGGAAATGGAGATATAGATGGGATTAATTTAACAGGAAGAGTTTCAAGAGAAGTCATTTGGGCGATAAGAGCAAGATTAGACCTTTTTGCAGCTAGTTCTGCATATCAACAAATATCTTGGGAGCAAGCAGCACAAACAGCTTACAATGCTATAATACAAGTTGATGGAGGAGGTTTAAAAGGAAACGGGCTCGAAGAATTTGGAAATTTTAACGACACCAAAAATATTGATCACTTATGGAGAAGAACTTTTGCTCGAAACGCAAATTTGGAGAAAGCACATTTCCCACCATCAATGTTTGGAAGAGGAGAGGCTAATCCAAGTCAGAATTTAGTTAATGCATTTCCAGATAGTAATGGGTATCCTATTAATCACCCAAATTCAATATACAATGGTATTTCTCCTTATGAAAACAGAGATGGACGTTTAGAGCGTTTTATTTTTTACAATGGAGAAAATGATTTTAGAGATACCAATATTGAGGTTTTTGAAGGAGGAAAGGATGCTAATGGCGGATTTCGTAAAAGAGCGACGCGTACAGGGTATTATATGAAAAAATATTTAAGCTCAAATATTGATTTAACACCCCAGTCTACAAGCGGTAGCAACGTAGATTTTAAAACATATGCTATATTTGATAGAGCAGGTTTGTACTTAGATTTTGCCGAAGCAGCAGTAGAAGCTTATGGTGTTAATGGTAGCGACGGTAGTATGGCTTTCACGGCTAAGGATGTTATTGGAACTATTCGTTTAAGAGCTGGCATAACTAACGATCTATATCTAGATATTGCAGACGATTTTCAAAATACATTTAGAGATTTAATTCGCAATGAGCGACGTATTGAGTTTGCTTTTGAAGGAGAATATTTTTACGATGTAAGAAGATGGAAATTACCATTGGAAGAGCTTAATACTTCTACTATGGGAGTTAACGTAATTAAGCAAGAAAATGGGTCTTTTACTTATGAAGAAAAAGAAGTAGAATCTAAAGTCTTTTTAGAACGTATGTATTATAACCCATTACCAAGACATGAAGTATTAACTTCAAATGTTCTTATTCAAAATGCCGGGTGGGAATAG
- a CDS encoding BT_3987 domain-containing protein encodes MKYKSYLLFISLLAIMFACEPYEDYLIDTIGYRAVYFPNIEHIEKFGRSPISGEGLEFKIGAYIGGVKENSNDEEVTFEIDETLLDGTTYTLLPNDYYTLGSPNKITIPKGEFLGLLDVKFDSLMIANDELLKELHYAIPMRMVSTSADSILKGQDEIIIPVKLMNTYEGNFYQVGSVKEFFTVSKVLDTAYVYGDPGDLTSDVSIRELSSIMMDTVRINGVANRIGDNYSMKLKVNTEDNSVTIIADPSSDFQVEENGFSLWDPVKRKFTLKYKYTVGDKDFEVEETLTFRNRIRDGINEWRWKGFPGN; translated from the coding sequence ATGAAATATAAAAGTTATTTATTATTTATATCATTGCTTGCAATAATGTTTGCATGTGAGCCGTATGAAGATTATCTTATTGATACCATAGGTTACAGAGCAGTGTATTTTCCAAATATAGAGCATATAGAAAAATTTGGTAGATCACCTATATCTGGTGAAGGACTCGAATTTAAAATAGGAGCATATATTGGGGGGGTTAAAGAAAATAGTAATGATGAAGAAGTGACATTTGAGATAGACGAAACCTTACTAGATGGTACAACCTACACTTTATTACCAAATGATTATTATACTTTGGGAAGCCCTAATAAAATTACCATACCTAAAGGGGAATTTTTAGGCTTATTAGATGTGAAATTCGATTCTTTGATGATCGCGAATGATGAGTTGTTGAAGGAATTGCATTATGCTATACCAATGAGAATGGTATCTACATCTGCAGATTCTATTTTAAAAGGTCAAGATGAAATTATTATTCCTGTAAAATTAATGAATACTTACGAAGGTAATTTTTATCAAGTAGGTAGCGTAAAGGAGTTTTTTACAGTTAGTAAAGTGTTGGATACAGCTTATGTATATGGAGATCCTGGAGATTTAACATCAGATGTAAGTATACGTGAATTAAGTTCTATTATGATGGATACGGTAAGGATTAATGGCGTGGCAAACCGTATAGGAGATAACTATTCTATGAAATTAAAAGTAAACACAGAAGACAACTCTGTTACTATTATAGCAGATCCATCATCTGATTTTCAAGTAGAAGAAAACGGATTTAGCTTATGGGATCCTGTAAAGAGAAAGTTTACTTTAAAATATAAATATACCGTAGGAGATAAGGATTTTGAAGTAGAAGAAACATTAACCTTTAGAAACCGAATAAGAGATGGAATAAATGAATGGAGATGGAAAGGTTTCCCTGGTAATTAA